Sequence from the Candidatus Accumulibacter similis genome:
CGCCGTCACCGCCCTGGGCGACGACGCGGACGTCATCCATCTGGCCCTTCTGCCGCTTGACCTTGATCGCCGCGGCGATGCCGGTACCGATTGCCGCCGTGTTGCCGAACAGCGAGTGAATCCACGGGATTTGCCAGGAGGTTTCCGGGTAAGGGGTCGAGAAGACCTCGAGGCAGCCGGTGGCGTTGGCAGCGATCAGGCGTCCGCGGGCGGCATTCATCGCCGCATCGATCGCGTAGCGGGCGCCAAGCGCCTCGCCGCAGCCCTGACAGGCGCGGTGTCCCGAGTTGAGTGAATTGGTGCGCTCGACGTTGGCCTGGACGCTGCGCTCCTCGGCGGAGAGCAGGCGGTTGCCGACCGTGAAGGTGCCGGTCTGGTAGAAATGAACGGGTTGGAAGCTCATGATCGTTCTCCTCAGCCGATGCGGGCGGCAACGACGCCGATATCGCGCAGCATGCTCTCGGCTGCCGGACCCGAACGGCGCGTGGTGCGCTCACGTTCGAGCTGCTTGTTGACGACCTTCCAGTCGAGATCGAGGAACGTGAGGTGGCCGAGCTCGCCACTGATCGCCTTGCTGAACAGTCCGCGCAGCGACTTGCGCGTGATGGCGCGGCCGCCGAGTCCGGCGACCACGGTATGGCCGTGCAACTGCAACCCGGACATCGCCATGCGCACGTCGGTCGACAGAATGCCGCCGATGCCGACCGCCAGGCTCTTCTCGAGGACCACCACACGCTGCGCGTTCTGCAGCGCGGCACGGACGTTGTCGAGCGGGAACGGACGGTACGAGGTGATGCCGAGGACGCCGATCCGCTGGCCCTCCTGGCGCATCTCGTCGACGGTGTCCTTGATCGTGCCGAGGACCGAGCCCATGGCGACGACGACGATGTCGGCATCGTCAACCAGGTAACTGTGGGTCAGGCCACCGGAATCGCGGCCGAAGACCGCCTTGAACTGCTCGGCCAGCTGTGGAATCCGCTCGAGCGCCTGCATCTGCTTCGCGTGCGCCAGGTAACGGACCTCGGAAAAGGCTTCCGGACCGACCATCGCGCCGATCGACACCGGCTCCTTCGGATCGAGCACCTGGCGGGGCTCGTACGGCGGCAGGAAGGCGTCGACCTGCTCCTGCGTCGGGACGTCGACGCGCTCGTAGGCGTGCGTCAGGATGAAGCCGTCCATGCACACCATCACCGGCAGGCTGACCTCTTCGGCCAGCTTGAAGGCCTGGATGTGCAGGTCGAGCGCCTCCTGGTTGGTTTCGGCAAACAGCTGGATCCAGCCGCAGTCGCGCTGCGACAGCGAGTCGGAGTGGTCGTTCCAGATGTTGATCGGCGCACCGATGGCGCGGTTGGCGACCGTCATGACGATCGGCAGTCCGAGTCCGGAAGCGTTGTAGACGGCCTCGACCATGAACAGCAAGCCCTGCGAGGCAGTGGCCGTGTACGTCCGGGCGCCGGTAGCCGACGAGCCGATGGCGACGCTCAT
This genomic interval carries:
- the porA gene encoding pyruvate ferredoxin oxidoreductase; the protein is MLKQTEGSHAVAEAVALCRPEVICAYPISPQTHIVEGLGEMVKAGEVANCEFINVESEFAAMSVAIGSSATGARTYTATASQGLLFMVEAVYNASGLGLPIVMTVANRAIGAPINIWNDHSDSLSQRDCGWIQLFAETNQEALDLHIQAFKLAEEVSLPVMVCMDGFILTHAYERVDVPTQEQVDAFLPPYEPRQVLDPKEPVSIGAMVGPEAFSEVRYLAHAKQMQALERIPQLAEQFKAVFGRDSGGLTHSYLVDDADIVVVAMGSVLGTIKDTVDEMRQEGQRIGVLGITSYRPFPLDNVRAALQNAQRVVVLEKSLAVGIGGILSTDVRMAMSGLQLHGHTVVAGLGGRAITRKSLRGLFSKAISGELGHLTFLDLDWKVVNKQLERERTTRRSGPAAESMLRDIGVVAARIG